In Populus nigra chromosome 1, ddPopNigr1.1, whole genome shotgun sequence, one genomic interval encodes:
- the LOC133671127 gene encoding uncharacterized protein LOC133671127 isoform X1, with the protein MATTATCTTTPTTTTTKPPQPLPPNFLPYIDMRTLSRSELHKLSLTFSTQPSTTNNTISPTIDRTNFNESAGSRRQTFARPSHHHHRHRLAATPFTKTHPDPPNNPIPNDPDRLENPTIIKFLKNLLSSHPEFQEPDFSVEFDTFNHFNHPITIISNSLIPRQVLDFDMPPGVRKRKRGRKPKVKALSIVQREMGLEIVNRKGVVVDLVGLASLDDPYKDELKRRTEGMEKEEELLGFFRELGGQWCSRRKKRKIVDAGEFGDFLPVGWKLILGLKRKEGRAWVYCRRYLSPSGQQFISCKDVSAYLQSLVGPYDAQQAKDHTGHSIQQDRGGAPVSHAGAIERLEDQRQSIEHQKQVSLLETDNLAEVQIRDLFECHKCRMTFDEKGTYLEHLLSFHQRTTRRYRLGSSVGDGVIVKDGKFECQFCHKVFHERRRYNGHVGIHVRNYVRGIEDSPGVKNYMRGIEESPAVQLALQKSDPPTPDDLPTRISKMDALIEIAQNSIRETSSSGANDEQNVVSDSKLPASVSEHELNSDSPPSEPQMEDSIPGKSLELNLHQQKVDFMVIDEKMEKVEDASDVQDFKTVSSADAQHHNTFESLSRNDGLAPGTNEIGRSGIKGETVSESHSLASVNTQKIFGAESNMIFVGSDKPRQHKPDEVDKSVNVEMKIGFGSNNSIADGNAIQDTGGLSFKENVLKCGVPEQQLQLPHDFSTPEAIVDKGENEFGTADQIHAKVTGFDELKLDEIEHLKFSLGTGQEPMSLHEVPLGVGNITEMEAAYDASLQFESDVIVDTADRQLTTVCVWCGAEFSHEAFDTEMQSDSVGYMCPVCKAKISGQLNI; encoded by the exons ATGGCTACAACAGCCACTTGCACCACCacacccaccaccaccaccaccaaaccACCGCAACCTCTCCCACCAAACTTCCTCCCTTACATAGACATGAGAACCCTTTCCCGGTCAGAACTCCACAAACTCTCCCTCACCTTCTCCACCCAACCTTCCACCACTAATAACACCATATCCCCTACCATTGACCGCACAAACTTCAATGAAAGCGCCGGCTCTCGTCGCCAAACCTTCGCCCGCCcttcccaccaccaccaccgccaTCGCCTCGCCGCCACTCCCTTCACCAAAACCCACCCTGACCCACCTAACAATCCCATCCCTAATGACCCTGACCGCCTCGAAAACCCCACCATAATTAAATTCCTCAAGAATCTCTTATCTTCACACCCTGAGTTTCAAGAACCTGATTTCTCTGTGGAATTCGATactttcaatcattttaatcATCCCATCACTATCATTTCTAACTCATTAATACCTCGACAAGTTTTAGATTTTGATATGCCGCCGGGGGTACGGAAGAGAAAACGAGGTAGAAAACCCAAAGTGAAAGCTTTGAGTATTGTGCAGAGGGAAATGGGGTTAGAGATTGTAAATAGAAAAGGGGTGGTTGTAGATTTAGTGGGGTTGGCAAGTTTAGATGATCCTTATAAAGATGAGTTGAAGAGAAGGACTGAAGGGATGGAGAAGGAAGAAGAGTTGTTGGGGTTTTTTAGAGAGTTGGGTGGGCAATGGTGTAGTaggagaaagaagaggaagattgTTGATGCAGGTGAGTTTGGAGATTTCTTGCCTGTTGGCTGGAAGCTTATTCTTGGACTTAAAAGGAAAGAGGGGCGCGCTTGGGTTTATTGCCGCAGATATCTAAG CCCTTCTGGACAACAATTTATATCCTGCAAGGATGTATCTGCGTATTTGCAATCTTTAGTTGGACCTTATGATGCACAGCAAGCAAAGGATCATACTGGTCACAGTATTCAGCAGGACCGTGGAGGGGCTCCTGTAAGT CATGCAGGTGCAATTGAAAGGTTGGAAGATCAGAGACAGTCAATTGAGCATCAGAAGCAAGTTTCCTTACTGGAAACTGACAATTTGGCAGAGGTTCAAATACGTGATCTTTTTGAATGCCATAAATGCAGAATGACATTTGATGAGAAGGGCACATATTTGGAACATCTTTTGTCATTTCACCAAAGAACTACACGGAGGTATAGACTCGGTTCTTCTGTTGGGGATGGTGTGATAGTGAAAGACGGAAAATTTGAATGCCAGTTCTGCCATAAGGTGTTTCATGAAAGGCGCAGGTACAATGGCCATGTAGGAATCCACGTGAGGAATTATGTGAGGGGGATTGAAGATTCACCTGGTGTGAAGAACTATATGAGGGGGATTGAAGAATCACCTGCTGTCCAGTTGGCTCTGCAAAAGAGTGATCCTCCAACCCCTGATGACTTGCCTACAAGAATCTCCAAAATGGATGCGTTGATTGAAATAGCTCAGAACTCCATTCGAGAAACATCGTCTTCTGGAGCTAATGATGAACAGAATGTGGTTTCTGATTCAAAACTTCCTGCTTCAGTTTCTGAACATGAACTGAATTCTGATTCTCCTCCCAGTGAACCACAAATGGAAGATAGCATACCTGGCAAGTCTCTGGAACTCAATTTACACCAACAGAAAGTTGATTTTATGGtgattgatgaaaagatggagAAGGTTGAAGATGCTAGTGATGTTCAAGATTTTAAAACAGTTTCATCTGCTGATGCTCAACATCATAATACATTTGAAAGTCTTAGTAGAAATGATGGTCTGGCACCTGGCACCAATGAAATTGGCAGGTCTGGAATTAAAGGGGAAACAGTTTCTGAAAGCCATTCACTTGCTTCAGTGAATACTCAGAAAATATTTGGTGCTGAGAGTAATATGATTTTTGTTGGTTCTGACAAACCACGCCAACATAAGCCTGATGAAGTGGATAAAAGCGTGAATGTTGAGATGAAAATTGGTTTTGGAAGCAATAACAGTATAGCAGATGGTAATGCTATTCAAGACACCGGAGGACTTTCTTTCAAAGAAAATGTGCTCAAGTGTGGAGTTCCTGAGCAACAGTTGCAACTGCCCCATGACTTTTCAACACCAGAGGCAATCGTGGACAAG GGAGAAAATGAATTTGGTACAGCTGACCAAATACATGCCAAAGTTACAGGATTTGACGAGCTGAAGCTGGATGAAATAGAGCACCTAAAATTTAGTTTGGGGACAGGGCAAGAGCCTATGTCTCTGCATGAGGTTCCATTAGGTGTGGGAAATATTACTGAGATGGAAGCAGCATATGATGCCTCACTCCAGTTTGAATCAGATGTCATTGTAGACACAGCTGACAGACAACTAACAACTGTGTGTGTATGGTGTGGAGCCGAGTTCAGCCACGAGGCTTTTGATACAGAAATGCAGTCAGATTCAGTTGGCTACATGTGTCCGGTCTGCAAGGCCAAAATCTCGGGGCAGCTCAATATTTAA
- the LOC133671127 gene encoding uncharacterized protein LOC133671127 isoform X2 — MATTATCTTTPTTTTTKPPQPLPPNFLPYIDMRTLSRSELHKLSLTFSTQPSTTNNTISPTIDRTNFNESAGSRRQTFARPSHHHHRHRLAATPFTKTHPDPPNNPIPNDPDRLENPTIIKFLKNLLSSHPEFQEPDFSVEFDTFNHFNHPITIISNSLIPRQVLDFDMPPGVRKRKRGRKPKVKALSIVQREMGLEIVNRKGVVVDLVGLASLDDPYKDELKRRTEGMEKEEELLGFFRELGGQWCSRRKKRKIVDAGEFGDFLPVGWKLILGLKRKEGRAWVYCRRYLSPSGQQFISCKDVSAYLQSLVGPYDAQQAKDHTGHSIQQDRGGAPHAGAIERLEDQRQSIEHQKQVSLLETDNLAEVQIRDLFECHKCRMTFDEKGTYLEHLLSFHQRTTRRYRLGSSVGDGVIVKDGKFECQFCHKVFHERRRYNGHVGIHVRNYVRGIEDSPGVKNYMRGIEESPAVQLALQKSDPPTPDDLPTRISKMDALIEIAQNSIRETSSSGANDEQNVVSDSKLPASVSEHELNSDSPPSEPQMEDSIPGKSLELNLHQQKVDFMVIDEKMEKVEDASDVQDFKTVSSADAQHHNTFESLSRNDGLAPGTNEIGRSGIKGETVSESHSLASVNTQKIFGAESNMIFVGSDKPRQHKPDEVDKSVNVEMKIGFGSNNSIADGNAIQDTGGLSFKENVLKCGVPEQQLQLPHDFSTPEAIVDKGENEFGTADQIHAKVTGFDELKLDEIEHLKFSLGTGQEPMSLHEVPLGVGNITEMEAAYDASLQFESDVIVDTADRQLTTVCVWCGAEFSHEAFDTEMQSDSVGYMCPVCKAKISGQLNI, encoded by the exons ATGGCTACAACAGCCACTTGCACCACCacacccaccaccaccaccaccaaaccACCGCAACCTCTCCCACCAAACTTCCTCCCTTACATAGACATGAGAACCCTTTCCCGGTCAGAACTCCACAAACTCTCCCTCACCTTCTCCACCCAACCTTCCACCACTAATAACACCATATCCCCTACCATTGACCGCACAAACTTCAATGAAAGCGCCGGCTCTCGTCGCCAAACCTTCGCCCGCCcttcccaccaccaccaccgccaTCGCCTCGCCGCCACTCCCTTCACCAAAACCCACCCTGACCCACCTAACAATCCCATCCCTAATGACCCTGACCGCCTCGAAAACCCCACCATAATTAAATTCCTCAAGAATCTCTTATCTTCACACCCTGAGTTTCAAGAACCTGATTTCTCTGTGGAATTCGATactttcaatcattttaatcATCCCATCACTATCATTTCTAACTCATTAATACCTCGACAAGTTTTAGATTTTGATATGCCGCCGGGGGTACGGAAGAGAAAACGAGGTAGAAAACCCAAAGTGAAAGCTTTGAGTATTGTGCAGAGGGAAATGGGGTTAGAGATTGTAAATAGAAAAGGGGTGGTTGTAGATTTAGTGGGGTTGGCAAGTTTAGATGATCCTTATAAAGATGAGTTGAAGAGAAGGACTGAAGGGATGGAGAAGGAAGAAGAGTTGTTGGGGTTTTTTAGAGAGTTGGGTGGGCAATGGTGTAGTaggagaaagaagaggaagattgTTGATGCAGGTGAGTTTGGAGATTTCTTGCCTGTTGGCTGGAAGCTTATTCTTGGACTTAAAAGGAAAGAGGGGCGCGCTTGGGTTTATTGCCGCAGATATCTAAG CCCTTCTGGACAACAATTTATATCCTGCAAGGATGTATCTGCGTATTTGCAATCTTTAGTTGGACCTTATGATGCACAGCAAGCAAAGGATCATACTGGTCACAGTATTCAGCAGGACCGTGGAGGGGCTCCT CATGCAGGTGCAATTGAAAGGTTGGAAGATCAGAGACAGTCAATTGAGCATCAGAAGCAAGTTTCCTTACTGGAAACTGACAATTTGGCAGAGGTTCAAATACGTGATCTTTTTGAATGCCATAAATGCAGAATGACATTTGATGAGAAGGGCACATATTTGGAACATCTTTTGTCATTTCACCAAAGAACTACACGGAGGTATAGACTCGGTTCTTCTGTTGGGGATGGTGTGATAGTGAAAGACGGAAAATTTGAATGCCAGTTCTGCCATAAGGTGTTTCATGAAAGGCGCAGGTACAATGGCCATGTAGGAATCCACGTGAGGAATTATGTGAGGGGGATTGAAGATTCACCTGGTGTGAAGAACTATATGAGGGGGATTGAAGAATCACCTGCTGTCCAGTTGGCTCTGCAAAAGAGTGATCCTCCAACCCCTGATGACTTGCCTACAAGAATCTCCAAAATGGATGCGTTGATTGAAATAGCTCAGAACTCCATTCGAGAAACATCGTCTTCTGGAGCTAATGATGAACAGAATGTGGTTTCTGATTCAAAACTTCCTGCTTCAGTTTCTGAACATGAACTGAATTCTGATTCTCCTCCCAGTGAACCACAAATGGAAGATAGCATACCTGGCAAGTCTCTGGAACTCAATTTACACCAACAGAAAGTTGATTTTATGGtgattgatgaaaagatggagAAGGTTGAAGATGCTAGTGATGTTCAAGATTTTAAAACAGTTTCATCTGCTGATGCTCAACATCATAATACATTTGAAAGTCTTAGTAGAAATGATGGTCTGGCACCTGGCACCAATGAAATTGGCAGGTCTGGAATTAAAGGGGAAACAGTTTCTGAAAGCCATTCACTTGCTTCAGTGAATACTCAGAAAATATTTGGTGCTGAGAGTAATATGATTTTTGTTGGTTCTGACAAACCACGCCAACATAAGCCTGATGAAGTGGATAAAAGCGTGAATGTTGAGATGAAAATTGGTTTTGGAAGCAATAACAGTATAGCAGATGGTAATGCTATTCAAGACACCGGAGGACTTTCTTTCAAAGAAAATGTGCTCAAGTGTGGAGTTCCTGAGCAACAGTTGCAACTGCCCCATGACTTTTCAACACCAGAGGCAATCGTGGACAAG GGAGAAAATGAATTTGGTACAGCTGACCAAATACATGCCAAAGTTACAGGATTTGACGAGCTGAAGCTGGATGAAATAGAGCACCTAAAATTTAGTTTGGGGACAGGGCAAGAGCCTATGTCTCTGCATGAGGTTCCATTAGGTGTGGGAAATATTACTGAGATGGAAGCAGCATATGATGCCTCACTCCAGTTTGAATCAGATGTCATTGTAGACACAGCTGACAGACAACTAACAACTGTGTGTGTATGGTGTGGAGCCGAGTTCAGCCACGAGGCTTTTGATACAGAAATGCAGTCAGATTCAGTTGGCTACATGTGTCCGGTCTGCAAGGCCAAAATCTCGGGGCAGCTCAATATTTAA